In one Prochlorococcus marinus XMU1404 genomic region, the following are encoded:
- a CDS encoding nuclear transport factor 2 family protein, whose translation MTREISIEDLKGLFTKPYGTDAPTKQKWAEFYNENVIFTDPTQETEGLDSYVKAQEKLVKRCDDVFLETHAISITGDCGFVEWTMGLKIMGKEFIYPGTTRLLFGENGLIKEHRDYFDFCGPTFGPVPILGPFIRWLYSKFVS comes from the coding sequence ATGACAAGAGAAATTTCTATTGAGGATTTAAAGGGATTATTTACTAAACCTTATGGTACAGATGCACCAACAAAACAAAAATGGGCTGAATTTTATAATGAGAATGTTATCTTTACAGACCCAACACAGGAAACAGAGGGCTTAGATTCTTATGTTAAAGCTCAAGAAAAGTTAGTTAAAAGATGTGATGATGTTTTTTTAGAAACTCATGCAATTTCCATAACTGGGGATTGTGGATTTGTTGAATGGACAATGGGTTTAAAAATTATGGGTAAAGAATTTATTTATCCTGGAACTACGCGTTTATTATTTGGTGAAAACGGATTAATAAAAGAGCACAGAGATTATTTTGATTTTTGTGGACCAACTTTTGGACCAGTTCCTATTTTAGGTCCCTTTATAAGATGGCTTTATAGTAAATTTGTATCTTGA